From one Populus alba chromosome 17, ASM523922v2, whole genome shotgun sequence genomic stretch:
- the LOC140954287 gene encoding probable disease resistance protein At1g61300, protein MAGGSDPFQSYFEKVDGGLLKCIFCEKTLAGSTSTTRMKYHLARVGGGGVKICEKVTPDVQRAALDKLPGRMRGSMPSSSNNIIVTADSDAAQDLEMQQQGQSRLDDVSWMDGITGGEFFLSEETMVPSMLMPDAPVTGLGIEPAVQAFETDTNNITLHGIESRELMQAVTERGSCSKMPVDKSVPSSSNNEGNNAASTALRGLEMEQEEQPLSDERVRKGFLIVGETELVEEPRAPVVLMPDEPETRQGTESFVVRGSSSKRPVHKRPRTTRYDLTTKIVGQAFKRNMKDVCSWLLNDEVSCIGIYGMGGVGKTTLATHILDHLQEKPDICPCVYWITESREFSVHALQDLIANAFGLCLQNGKDVMIRARELWTALSVIKGVLILDNLWGHFLPDEVGIPLKTDGCKLILTTRSLDTCRKMDCQRIIKVEPLSEGEAWDLFIDRLGRGFPLYPEIAESIVKECDGLPLGIMTMARSMKGVDGKYRWRDALLKLRRLEIGPSDMEANVFRVLKFSYTQLNDSALQECFLHITLFPKGKIILRGDLIEYFIDEGIVKEMGSRYAQFDRGHTMLDQLEDASLLEGSRDDERYRYVKMHDLIWDMAWKILKESGEAMVEAGAQLTELPRWWGEKLLRVSLMENRIENIPTAFSPMCPRLSTLLLCRNYKLNLVEDSFFQHLIELKVLDLSDTDIEKLPDSISHLTRLTALLLGWCAKLSYVPSLAKLKALEKLDLSYTGLEDLPEGMERLEYLRYLNLDGSGVRVLRSGILPQLLKLQFLKLHQKPEVVLSIRGDEISRLYHLETLECNFRDPDDFIVFQSGRRFSQIEYKVTVGRPSFSSLEDLNYTRSNSWLINEAWFYDLKLDNANRLIPRFITKVVFVSCQNMRSLCPSHVFEGLEILHLDGLIILETLFEVPSKLGFCNLREMVIHKCHRMKVLLPPWLLSALRLEVIVVEECYNMQEIMGSDEHSSTFRRFDKLRVLVLKKLPNLNSIYSGRLKCDSLEEITVGDCPQLTRIPVTISRSLKKIEVDPESLFNTELSMFRGWN, encoded by the coding sequence ATGGCTGGAGGAAGTGATCCATTTCAGAGTTATTTTGAGAAAGTGGATGGTGGTTTATTGAAGTGCATTTTTTGTGAGAAGACATTGGCTGGAAGTACTTCCACTACAAGGATGAAATATCATCTGGCAAGAGTTGGAGGTGGTGGTGTTAAAATTTGTGAAAAAGTAACTCCAGATGTTCAACGAGCAGCGTTAGATAAGCTTCCTGGCAGAATGCGTGGGAGCATGCCAAGTTCAAGCAATAATATAATAGTTACTGCAGATTCAGATGCTGCGCAAGATTTAGAAATGCAACAACAAGGACAATCTCGTTTGGATGATGTTTCATGGATGGATGGGATAACTGGGGGAGAGTTTTTCCTGTCTGAGGAGACCATGGTTCCTAGCATGCTTATGCCCGATGCACCTGTGACTGGATTGGGAATAGAGCCAGCAGTTCAAGCATTTGAAACGGATACGAATAACATCACTCTTCATGGTATAGAGAGTCGGGAGTTGATGCAGGCTGTTACTGAGAGAGGAAGCTGTTCTAAAATGCCTGTAGATAAGAGTGTGCCAAGTTCAAGCAATAACGAGGGAAATAATGCAGCCTCAACTGCTTTGCGGGGCTTAGAAATGGAGCAAGAAGAACAACCTCTTTCGGATGAACGAGTACGGAAGGGTTTTCTGATTGTGGGGGAGACTGAGCTTGTCGAGGAACCTAGAGCTCCTGTCGTTCTTATGCCAGATGAACCCGAGACTAGACAAGGAACAGAGTCTTTTGTTGTGAGAGGAAGCTCTTCTAAAAGGCCTGTACATAAGCGTCCTAGGACTACAAGATATGATCTGACAACGAAGATAGTGGGCCAAGCgtttaaaagaaatatgaagGATGTCTGCTCTTGGTTGTTGAATGATGAGGTCTCATGCATTGGCATTTACGGGATGGGGGGAGTCGGAAAGACAACTTTGGCTACACATATCCTTGATCACCTTCAAGAGAAACCTGACATTTGTCCCTGTGTCTATTGGATTACCGAATCTCGAGAATTTAGCGTTCACGCATTGCAGGATCTCATTGCCAATGCTTTTGGTTTATGTCTTCAGAATGGAAAAGATGTGATGATTAGAGCCAGGGAGCTATGGACAGCATTGAGTGTGATAAAAGGTGTTTTAATTCTTGATAATTTGTGGGGTCATTTTCTTCCTGACGAAGTGGGAATACCTCTTAAAACAGATGGGTGTAAGCTGATTCTTACAACTAGATCATTGGACACATGTCGAAAAATGGATTGCCAAAGGATAATCAAAGTGGAGCCTCTTTCTGAGGGTGAGGCTTGGGATCTGTTCATAGACAGATTAGGGCGTGGTTTTCCACTTTATCCTGAGATCGCAGAGTCTATTGTGAAGGAGTGTGATGGTTTGCCCCTTGGAATCATGACAATGGCTCGAAGCATGAAGGGAGTGGATGGTAAATATCGTTGGAGAGATGCATTGCTAAAACTGAGAAGATTAGAAATTGGACCAAGTGACATGGAAGCCAATGTATTTCGAGTATTGAAATTTAGCTATACCCAGTTGAACGATTCAGCACTTCAAGAGTGCTTCTTACATATCACACTATTTCCAAAAGGCAAGATCATCTTGAGAGGGGACTTGATAGAGTATTTTATTGACGAGGGTATAGTCAAAGAAATGGGGAGTAGGTATGCACAATTTGATAGGGGCCATACCATGCTTGATCAACTTGAAGATGCCAGCTTATTAGAAGGTTCCAGGGACGATGAACGTTACAGATATGTCAAGATGCATGATTTGATTTGGGATATGGCTtggaaaatattgaaggaaagtGGGGAGGCTATGGTTGAAGCAGGTGCACAACTAACAGAATTACCAAGATGGTGGGGAGAGAAACTGTTAAGAGTTTCACTCATGGAAAATAGAATCGAGAATATTCCAACAGCCTTTTCACCAATGTGCCCCCGTCTCTCAACATTATTGTTATGCAGAAACTACAAATTGAATTTGGTGGAGGATTCTTTTTTCCAGCATCTCATCGAACTCAAGGTTCTTGATCTTTCCGACACAGATATAGAGAAGTTGCCGGATTCTATTTCTCATCTGACGAGACTCACTGCATTGTTGCTGGGATGGTGTGCAAAGCTGAGTTATGTACCATCATTAGCAAAGCTTAAGGCATTGGAGAAGTTGGATCTCAGTTACACTGGACTTGAAGATTTGCCCGAGGGAATGGAAAGGCTGGAGTATCTCAGGTATCTTAATCTTGATGGAAGCGGGGTGCGTGTTTTACGGTCGGGTATTTTACCCCAACTCTTAAAATTACAGTTCCTCAAGCTTCATCAGAAACCTGAAGTTGTTCTCTCAATTAGAGGAGATGAAATTTCCAGATTATATCATTTGGAAACTTTGGAATGCAACTTCCGTGATCCAGACGATTTCATAGTTTTCCAATCTGGACGGAGATTTTCACAAATTGAATACAAGGTTACTGTAGGACGaccttctttctcttctcttgaaGATCTTAATTATACGAGATCGAATTCTTGGTTAATTAACGAGGCTTGGTTTTATGACCTCAAGCTTGACAATGCAAATCGTCTGATCCCGCGCTTCATTACAAAAGTAGTTTTTGTGAGTTGTCAAAACATGAGAAGCTTATGTCCATCACATGTATTTGAAGGGCTTGAGATTCTACACCTTGATGGTTTGATAATCTTAGAAACCCTTTTTGAAGTACCTTCAAAGCTAGGCTTCTGCAATCTCAGAGAGATGGTGATACATAAATGTCATAGGATGAAGGTGCTGCTCCCTCCTTGGTTGTTGTCTGCACTCCGATTGGAAGTGATTGTAGTCGAAGAATGTTACAACATGCAGGAGATAATGGGAAGTGATGAGCATTCCTCTACTTTTCGTAGATTTGATAAATTGAGGGTTTTGGTATTGAAGAAATTACCAAATTTGAATAGCATTTATTCTGGAAGACTTAAATGCGATTCTCTCGAGGAAATTACTGTGGGTGATTGCCCGCAGCTAACGAGGATCCCGGTCACTATTTCCCGTTCTCTTAAGAAAATTGAAGTAGATCCTGAAAGTTTGTTTAACACAGAGTTGAGCATGTTCCGGGGATGGAATTAG
- the LOC118055009 gene encoding uncharacterized protein → MTAATKKHLPSSAKPPKNHHPTPNTTTTTSPQPNITQNPNPTTNPSPLSPTLKDQVLSRATHITHQELLKRRSYKLKQLSKCFKDHYWALMEELKIQYREYYWEYGVSPFQEDHQNTLRKQEQQKQGGGIGVLERENEESGANIEVIGENNTNVSDLKSNHRCLFVGCKLKAMALTSFCHLHILSDAKQKLYKPCGYVIKSAQAGPITCGKPILRSTVPSLCTIHVQKAQKHVTQALRKAGLNVSSSSKLAPKFHVIVTEYVRQIQFKRKAAERGNRSKVMDKEVTAS, encoded by the exons ATGACTGCGGCCACCAAGAAACACCTACCCTCCTCCGCTAAGCCACCCAAGAACCACCACCCTACCCccaacaccaccaccacaactAGCCCACAACCTAACATCACTCAAAACCCTAACCCAACCACTAATCCATCACCACTATCTCCCACCCTCAAAGACCAGGTTTTGTCACGCGCCACCCACATCACGCACCAAGAACTCCTCAAAAGAAGGTCTTACAAGCTAAAACAACTCTCAAAATGCTTCAAAGATCATTACTGGGCATTAATGGAAGAACTCAAGATTCAGTACAGAGAGTACTATTGGGAATATGGTGTCAGCCCTTTTCAAGAAGACCATCAAAACACCCTTCGAAAACAAGAACAGCAGAAACAGGGTGGTGGGATTGGCGTTCTAGAGAGGGAGAATGAAGAGAGTGGGGCTAATATTGAAGTTATTGGTGAAAATAACACTAATGTCAGTGATTTGAAGAGTAATCataggtgtttgtttgttgGGTGTAAGTTAAAGGCTATGGCTTTGACAAGTTTTTGTCATCTTCATATACTTTCTGATGCAAAGCAGAAGCTTTACAAGCCTTGTGGTTATGTTATCAAAAG CGCTCAGGCTGGACCGATAACATGTGGAAAGCCAATACTGAGGTCAACAGTTCCTTCTCTCTGCACCATCCATGTCCAAAAGGCCCAGAAACATGTGACTCAGGCTCTGAGGAAAGCAGGTCTTAATGTTTCTTCATCGAGTAAGCTTGCTCCTAAATTTCATGTCATTGTGACAGAATATGTGcgtcaaattcaattcaaaagaaAGGCTGCAGAAAGGGGAAATCGGAGTAAAGTCATGGACAAGGAAGTGACTGCTAGCTGA